Within the Apostichopus japonicus isolate 1M-3 chromosome 6, ASM3797524v1, whole genome shotgun sequence genome, the region tattcttgaaatagaaataatttttgtgttagagaatataATATTTACAGCATATTTACTCTacgagaatatatatttttgcacagaatatacGTTTGTTATTAACAATATATTTTCTGTATGCCTGGAgaagatataaataaaaactTTAAGGGGATACATTTAAAATATACCATGTATCTATTTTGCACATTATTCCGTTTTCTCACACCGTAGTAGTTATCTTCTTTCAAGTTGAAGAGATTAAGACAACTGTGAGGGCTAATGacctatatatagttatagagCAGGGTTGTTCAACCTACCGCCCGCGGGCCACATTCCAGCCCGCcgcagagatgctctacggtgcgaattTTAGAGAGCAgaattattgataacaatttgaagctaaataatcaatcaatcgaaccttctgggtccaaaaaactgcatacaggttaGTTTGTGtgactctctcagcggaggggggggggggaaggcggCTGGattttattcatctgttttatcaggaaggaaaataaatcagtgtgCTCCgtgcgcagtgctcacattttgttgccttgggcttcgggcgaaaaatcgagcgtatgGTTCATGCGTCCCcttccttcatcataatcattccatgtggcccgtctctgcaaaaggttggacaaccctgttatAGAGCCATTTGACATAAACAAGCTAATGAGAGTGATACCTGTCACGAGGCCTCTCAATAAGCCATATGACATGGCAGAACCAGCTGTAACAGGATGAATTGAGCATTATAACAAGACGTACCTTATTGTGACTCTTCTCGAGTTATTAAGGCTATGTTTCATGCCGTAAGTTTAATGTTATATCAGTGCAGGCGCATATCAGGGGCGGCTTGCCAACCTTCCTTAGGTTACTCTTCTAATGTTAAAAGGGTTGCTGGAATAATGATGGATTATTTGTACAGTTTTCTGGTCATGTTGGGTTGATTTTGGATTTACTTTAATAAGGTTATCCTTGGTTCACATTCAGCCATGGTGGACAGCATGTGACCTGGTTGTGAGTACAGTGGGCAGAATAGGCTCAGGGATTAACGTCCTGCCACGTCAGAACAACTTGTATATAGTGTACCTTGAAACCTTCCAGCAAGAGAATTGGAAACCATGCCTTCAGTCACACTGCTCCTGAACTGTGGAACAAACTCCCGTCAAACATTCGGAATGCATGTTCTGTGTCTACCTTTAAGTCTTTGTTGAAAACGCATTACTTCAATGAAGTCTATGGTTAATTGTTGTATAGTTTACTTGTTTGCTCAGTGCATTGAGCTTTGGGATATTGCGCTCTATAAGTACTggtgtaataataatactaatacaaaGAACTGAAGCACACTGGCATTATCTCTTTGTATTTGGAATTTTGTGTGtttcaaaaatgtttcaaagttttgtcaCTAAGTAGTACCTGCGAACCCTACTGGCATACCACCACCGGGCATACCACTGGGCATTCCTCCTTCTGGGGTACCACCAGCCTGATACAGCTTGGTGATGATGGGTTGGCACACTTTCTCCAATTTCTTGTGTTGGTATTCAAACTCGTCCTTCTCAGCAGTCTAAACAACAACAGATATCAAAACGGTGATTACTATCAAAGATTATCTTGTCACTTTATGTCTCCTTTCATGCATCTGTTGAATACCCCAAGTAACGCTACAGCtgtgttttttggggggaatcTCAATACTCATAAAGTCCATTTCTATTGCTAGTAAGCAGACAGTTTGTACGTCTGAATTTCTGCTATTGATGACAATCTCAAAACAACACTTGCTTTGCACCAATGGTAATTACCCAGAATAAACATAAACCATTCAATACAGAGTACACTAGACATGTATTGGCACTAGCACTACAAAAGCTAACATTTACCCAACAGTTCATAAACCAACTGCTTTCTCATATGTACACAAGAATTAAATGCATGTTAACTACTTGAAATATGGAACCATGAGAGAGATTGCTATACTCTTGTCAGGACTGTTTCTGGTTTGTAATTAAGCTCAAAAATACTTCCCCATTTTGTTCCCTCAGCAGGACTGGACTTGTAAACATATAGAGCTGGTTTATATTATGTGGCAATGTGTTATGTCTAGTTAAATCTGACTTTCTATAACAGGATTATAAGGTTATACAATACTTCTAGCACCTACCTGGTTCTTGTCCAGCCAGTCCACTGCTTCTGCACATTTATCAATCACGGTCTTCCTGGCATCTTCTGATACCTTCTTCTTCATCTTGTCATCCTCCATGGTACTCTTCATGTTATAGGCATAGCTCTCCAAAGCATTCTTTGCACCAATCCTCTGCTTCTGAGCCTCATCCTCATTCTTATACTTCTCTGCTTCTGAAACCATTCTTTCAAGTTCTTCCTTGGAGAGACTACCTGCATTGTCAAAAGACGTACACCATGGCTGGTAAAATACCCCAATATCAGTAGTATTATGTCAGTACTATTACTGATCTGAATGCTTCAGCCATCAGGTAAAATTTGGACTTCTGAGCTTTAAATAGATGGATGAGAGACAAAATACTGTACTACTGGATGTGCAGACCAGTGCATTGTCATTTTTATCATGAATTACCTGCAAATTTAGCTCGTTTTGGACCAACTTCAATTCATCCCTGTTACCCTGAGCAAAGACCccatttttcatattattatatcTTTCATTGGTTTAGTAATCCATGGTTTATTATCCATGGTTTAGTAGAAATTAAAATGTCCGTACAAAAGTTGATATAATCAATGACTGTCTGTGTTATTTCATTAATATCCTGGCCGGCAAGAGTATTTTAACACATTCCAGTCATTGTAGTCTAACACTCCCTGTAGTTGATTCACTTCTTCCGGATGCCATCGTTGATCTGAGATGACCCTGGGCTTACATCGCTGGACATTAATATAGACGCAGAGTCCACCCCAACACTTCTTTCCCAATTGTTCTAATAAACGATCACCACGTTACAGCTTGAATCCATCGATTACAACAAGATTATTTGAGTGTGAATCTTTTAACCAAATTATATAGTAAACGAAACCACATAACAGAGATATTACGATACTCATGAACATAACAGGTACTGGCTGCGAGTTCATCCGATTTATTCATTAACGACTGTACACTTACCCATAATCACTGATGGAAAATATAGATTCATTAATATGtgttttaaagcaaaaaaaggaGAGAATGTTGTCAAATTATATCTGcctttatgatatatatatatatatatatatatatatatatatatggatggcTGTGTTTTAATCAAGCCAAATACAGCCAGATAAAGCCATGGATCTTAAGTTTATTCTGGGCTTTACTAAGAGGATTGTTAGTATTGTAATTTGCTAGTTTCCATAAATGCAATATTAGGACTTGCCTTCTTGAGCAGGTTAAAACTAAAGAATTCAGCCAGCACAGTGCTCTTTGTTAGTGATATCTTTATGGTCTCTATATTCATAATTCTCATCAGACTTTCTTACCCACGAAATGGCAAAATTACTGTAGTCGGTCTTGAAACTTTTCGAAACACTACTGTGGGATACAGCCTACTAGTTGCATCCCTTTTGCAGTGGGCTTACAGACTGAACACTTGTAAATGTCAAGGCAAATCACCTTGTGCCACATTCACTTCAGCTATGTGTATCAATCACGTCACCTCTGTGACCTAAAAGGTCAAATAGAGTTGCTTTGATATTGTGAAGACTGTCAAAACAGTGTTGAACATTCATTGGTTGACCATTTTATAGGGTTGTCTAGCAGATTTGTTATGTTTTAGATTGAATTGTTTTCAAATAACTTTCATATCTTGAAAAGATTTTTTATAATTAGTTTCCCTAGTTGTTAGCATGGAGCATAAATACTTAAAGGGGTGGTTTGCCAATACAAAGATCTTCTAAGAGGACAAAAGAATAGTTCATTACCTACTCTtaaaagagaggaaaaatgaaaatacagtTAATGCGAAAATTCCCCCAAGTTTCATACACCTAAGATCCAAATGTTATTGGAGCTACTGCAACGACAGTTCTGGTATATGATATTGTATATGATGGTAGAATTTTTCTACAGTAGTTAAACATATGTAATGACAGTGATGTGTATGAGTAGCTCCTTTCAGCTTTATATGAATTTCCAGGGGCCTGTCACAGCAAATATTAGCCAAGGTGTCAAATTTACAAGGTATTGTTGTGAACCTGTATCAGTTCACTAATTGCACTAGGGCCTCTTCAATTAGAATATCTGTGACCATGTGTACAATGGCCCATTTCCTTGGCCATTATTTCTGAAAGTGATTTCGTACGTACCGATAAAGGGAAAAAACATAAGATGTTTGATCTCATGTTTTCCTTTATTTCTCAATGTACCAGTGTTTTTTATATGGATGAATATatgttatttaatttattttacaatttttattttactaaaTTTCTATAGtgccttatccaatcagaaattgctctaaggcgctttatagtaaaatacaaacaaacatgatatacaaatatataaatcgataatgttaggtataaaaagggtagaaaatttgttatataccatctgacaataaattgtataaaaaaatgcaaatggAAAATcgaaaattatacaaaacaaatttaatggcTGCAACTGACAGTGAGAGTTGTTAAAACTAATGGGAATGGTGTAAAAACGATTTGAAAGcattattgagaaaaaaaaacggttctCACTATAAGAGCTATAACCCCTATtgagcagggacgtagccagggctGCTCCTCCAGGGCTGAACCTAACAAAGTCTCTAGCTATTACATATTAGAATGCTGAGCCATATTGTTTAAACTACTCACCTTTATCATTTGTGATAGTGATACTTTTCCCTTTGCCTGTGCTCAAGTCTTGAGCAGAGACATTCAAGATTCCATTGTTATCAAGGTCAAAGATGACATGAATCATATGTACACCTTTAATAGGTGCTGGGGGAAATCCAGTCAATTCAAATGTACCCAAAATATTCTGTGGAAGAACACAAAACAAATGAGATTTGCAAAGTTGCAAAGTTTTCTGATGATTATTTACAATTAATGCAGTTCTTTGGTTTTGCGCTCAACATAAACTCAATGATGAATATTGTGATGCCCGTGATTTGTTAAAGTAATGATGTGTAtaccaaaagagaaaaaacataaaGATAATGATTGGTCTTATGTTTTCCTGTATATTTCACTGTACCAGCGATGTTGATCAGGGATGATATATGCCATTTAATCACTGGAAATTAGTGGGAATGGCAACGActcaaaaatggtaaaatgttgaAAGCTAATTTTCAAATGGTTCTCATTATAAGAGCTATACCACGCCTAGATCTGATAAATGCATCACTAAACAGTGATGGTGTCACCGGTGTTACACATGCATACTACTCAAATTTTAGTTTAAGATTCCATATTTGaggtaaaatgttgaaaaatagGAAGCCACCCATTCAGTGGCGAAGcaaggggtattggtcagggggggcgacaatggtctgtaggggcgctttcgacactatcgaAGCGGggtgccaccacaggttggcacggagcgtacagaaatttttggagtaaagatactccctactgtagatcgccggaaatgaccctttctgggccttggTAATTTGtggataaacgaagaataaatagcttttagagcattttgtcagaaattacaccaaaaaaatgtcacaaatgtcaataggtagatgagagcacattaaaaaaagtcaataatcgcgaataagtaaaaagtggtaaaaagctgaaaagggcgccagcagtccatttgagtccgtcgggggggcatttgcccccccccctgactgtatggacgctctgccactgcaCCCATTGTGAAGTTGTCATCCATAAGCCCTTTGCAGGCttttcccacatttgtggtcgctttaaGTTGTAAAACTAACTGCCTCATGACATATCTATTAATGTATTTAGCTCCATTGACTGTCAGCTATATTCCGTACTGATAATGGTAATGCATATACTAATCCTGTTACATAGTAGTAGGCTGATGCCAGTTGTTCTCTTCTCGACTGAATTCTTCCTCTGCATAAAGTTTTATCACCGAACAACTATTTTCATATTACAGGAGTTTAGAAGGGATTTTATTGCTAAATTGAATATACAGTAAAGATGGTATTCAGTCAGTGTTCCTTTGCTCAGCTTCATCGATTGTCAGTTAGAACTTGGGCtaactgttactgttagtatgccggttacatctctatgttccgacgtctctatgttccgacgtctctatgttacgacgtctctatgttccgacgtctctatgttccgacaatttttttggactctaatttttttgtacccaaattttttcggactcaatttttttttggacccaaattgttaaccaacatgttttcggaccaacttttttcggagcaaaattattttagaccaatatatttttatgaccaaattttttttggaccaaatttttgacaccaacatgttttcggaccaacttttttcggaccaaaatttttttgaccactgattttggtcccaaaaaatttgagtacaaacaattaaatttcgggtcacaagcaattttcggaCACAAGCActttttgggtcataacaaactttgggccctttttttcctgaaaaaaatttggtgaGTCCAAAAATTTGTGTCCCCcaaaaaggtaggtcagaaaaaatgttggtccaaaaaattaagtccccccaaaaaaattggggcccaaaaaattaagtcccccaaaaaaatttggtccgaaaaatgggggaccaaaaagattgagtctccccaaaaaaaattgggtccgaaaaattttggtcaaaaaacaaacaatttgtcggaacatagggatgtcaccagtATGCCAACTAGTAGTAGCCTAGGTCTTAGCCTAGTCATAGACATAGTTCTAATAAAGTTACACTATCCGGCCTGTCAGAGAGAGTTGCAAAGATGATCGAAGGTATGTGATACCAAGTGTAGTATTACGTGTGACCATATGCTAGGTTTAGCACACTTATTACTGTTTTAACCCCTGCTGGCCTTAAAAtaactctgacctacaccaaattgtgcACTACATAAGGCTGTCCTACAatgcatatatgagctcctttgaAGTTCAGGTTCAATAGATACTACATTTTTAGATTTTGACATgttgctgaccccaaatgacctttgaagtCCAGCCAAAACAATACAGTTCCTATACTGAGTATACGAAAGCCAGATGCGAAATATGAGATgataaagttttcatatctggagatatcgtgttttAGAACCTTAAATGTACTCTGACCTTTACACTACAGAAGGCTATCATGCCATGCATATATAAGCTTCTTTAATGTTCAGGTTCTGGAtaacctctgctgaccccaaatgaccgaTGAAGTCCAGCCaaaataatagggttcttgtactaattatggggaagccatgtgccaaatttgaaaattacagaGGTTACATAGTAACACCACCAACGTCCGCGGTGTGTAACCGGAAGATTCGGGTCGATAGGAGAGGACGAAAGGGTGAAGGGGGAAGAGGCAAGAgtaaaacagaaaaacatcAAAGACAAAACAATGGAGAGGATATTGTAAAGTTTCATAATATAATCTAAATACTGTTCATATTTACACACTGCCTAGGAGTCGGAGTCATTCCTTACAATGTGACTTTGCATAGGGGTCGGGCACTGCACCGGAATCAGGCACTGCTCAAGTGTTGGGCACTGCATAGGGGTCGGGCGCTGCACCGGAATCAGGCAATCAGGAAACTCAGTTGGATAAACTAATGACACCCATAATTATAAAGCCTAGTTGACACCCTGAGTTGAACGTAATTGAGCATGTAGTAGTAACCCAGTTGAGCACATGCAGTTCAATCCAGTTGTAGTTTTgactgggttcaactggaatttgTATCAGGCTTCAGCAAAAAGAACTTAGGTTAACTTACATTGTCAGCAGTCATTGCACATTCCCCTTCAAAGACTTTGATGAGTATAGCTTGTTGGTTATCAGATAATGTGGGGTAAGTACGCTCCTTCCTGGCTGGAATAGTTGTGTTCCTGTCAATGATATTAGTCATTCTTCCACCAACAGTCTCAACACCCAATGATAGAGGGATAACATCAAGAAGCATCAAATCTTGAAGTTCATAAGACTTGTCTCCAGAGAACATAGCTGCCAGCACAGCTGTAGAGAAGTGCATAAATATCGATCACAAAAATGTCATAAACTAATTCAACAAATCACAAGTTGTCCGTGGAATCAAGTTTTGCCTTCAAATGTGAAGTGTGTAACATAACAATGCAATGTAACGTCTTGTACAATGAAAATTGCATTATAAATTACCACATTGACAATAATGACCATGTGAAGGTTGGAGAACTTATGGGTATTGACTAAGTTGTTGTGACAAGGTTGTTGTAATGGATATTCCATTTTTACAGATTTCcttcattttggaaaaaacaaTGGGATTAGCTAGACTAAAAAAACAATGGGACTAGCTAGACTAAAAAAACAATGGGACTAGCTTCAATTTATCTTGTCATCATCCAAATCTAACAATTGTATCTTACCAGCACCATGAGCGACAGCTTCATCGGGATTGATGCTCTTGTTCAGTTCTCTCCCACTGAACATGTCTTGTAGGATCTTTCGAATTTTAGGAATTCTTGTAGAGCCTCCAACCAGAGCAACTTCATGAATTTTGCTCTTATCGAAGTCAGCATCTCGAAGGGCTTTGGTGATAGGGTCCTGGATCTGCCTGAATAGAGCGTCACACAATTCCTCAAACCTTGCACGAGTTAGTGACGTGTAGAAGTCGATGCCCTCAAAGAGGGAGTCAATTTCAATGCTAAAGATGAAATAGAGAAAACTAAAATTAACAGTGGAGAAAATAACTGCTTTCTAAAATACAGACAGTGCTGTATGAACAAGAGGATGTACCACTATCTTACTGCAGAGGTAACAGCCAACCTCCTGAATACCACAACACTGTAACCAGGTTAATAACACCACAAACTATAGGAAATTACCATAGCCATTACCCATCGTTAGATATTATGTAAAAGCATATCCCTTTAAATCAAAGTATAACACTTTAAATTGAAGTACATCACTTAAAACTGAAGTATAACAATCAAAACTGAACTTAAATTACTAGCATGACCTATAAAAGTGTTATTCTGAACCTAACAAAACTAACATGCATAAACACTcaatcataaatatttgatcCTTGTATCACAATATATCACTTTTAAGGGCAGGGTGTATCCCAACCACCTAGTTGCATATGAACCATACAACTACTTGCACAATGCAAAATACAAATGAGACCCTGAAATTATActcaaacaatattttgtaatgcatatatatgtgtatacccCTTTAAATTAGGTCAGCATAGCCAGCCTCGAAAAAAACGCAGCACTTGCACCAATACAATTAAATGTAATATGATTAATCTACAACTTCTATGAACTGTAAAAATATACAAGAATAGAAGTACACAAATAAATGTGTGGAATG harbors:
- the LOC139969042 gene encoding heat shock cognate 71 kDa protein-like isoform X1, yielding MTAPAVGIDLGTTYSCVGVFQHGKVEIIANDQGNMSTPSFVAFTDTERLIGDAAKNQVAMNPTNTVFDAKRLIGRNFEDADVQSDMKLWPFTVVKDGKKPKIQVEYKGETKKFVAEEISSMVLTKMKETAEAYLGQEVLKAVITVPAYFNDSQRQATKDAGVIAGLQVLRLINEPSAAAIAYGLDKKVGQERNVLIFDLGGGTFDVSVLTIEDGIFEVKSTAGNTHLGGEDFDNKMVEHFILEFQRKHKKNIQPNKRAVRRLSNACERAKRTLSSSAQASIEIDSLFEGIDFYTSLTRARFEELCDALFRQIQDPITKALRDADFDKSKIHEVALVGGSTRIPKIRKILQDMFSGRELNKSINPDEAVAHGAAVLAAMFSGDKSYELQDLMLLDVIPLSLGVETVGGRMTNIIDRNTTIPARKERTYPTLSDNQQAILIKVFEGECAMTADNNILGTFELTGFPPAPIKGVHMIHVIFDLDNNGILNVSAQDLSTGKGKSITITNDKGSLSKEELERMVSEAEKYKNEDEAQKQRIGAKNALESYAYNMKSTMEDDKMKKKVSEDARKTVIDKCAEAVDWLDKNQTAEKDEFEYQHKKLEKVCQPIITKLYQAGGTPEGGMPSGMPGGGMPVGFAGTT